The following proteins are co-located in the Triticum aestivum cultivar Chinese Spring chromosome 1A, IWGSC CS RefSeq v2.1, whole genome shotgun sequence genome:
- the LOC123056152 gene encoding probable GABA transporter 2: MAVASLSSSSSFSAAGAVADEAATAHRRAPSSGEGKAGDAGAAFVLEAKGTWWHAGFHLTTAMVGPAVLSLPYALRGIGWALGLATLSALAAVSFYTYYVMSRVLDHCEAAGRRHIRFRDLAADVLGSGWAFYLMVAVQGAINVGVTIGSILLAGNSLQIMYTSLVPDGPLKLYHFIIAVASVLALLSQMPSFHSLRYINLGSLVLSVGYTILVSASCIRAGLSSNAPAKDYSLSMSRSEKTFDAFLSVSILAAAFGNGILPEIQATLVPPAAGKMVKALVINYSVAFFTFYPLAITGYWAFGKTVQSNAIQSLMPNTGPSLAPRWLLCLTVVLVLFQLLAIALLYAQVVYEVMEKRVADATRGRFSWRNLLPRVAMRTFYVALCAFVAAALPFFGEIVGVIGAVGYIPLDFILPVVMYNMVVSPPRRSVVYVANVAIMVLFTGLGVIGAVASVRKLVLNAGRFKLFNDHVVK; the protein is encoded by the exons ATGGCCGTCGCCTCGctgtcctcctcttcctccttctccgccGCCGGGGCCGTGGCAGATGAGGCAGCGACGGCCCACCGCCGTGCGCCCAGCTCCGGCGAGGGTAAGGCGGGGGACGCGGGGGCGGCGTTCGTGCTGGAGGCCAAGGGCACGTGGTGGCACGCGGGGTTCCACCTCACCACGGCCATGGTGGGCCCGGCGGTGCTGTCGCTGCCGTACGCGCTGCGGGGGATCGGCTGGGCGCTGGGCCTCGCCACGCTCTCCGCGCTCGCCGCCGTCTCCTTCTACACCTACTACGTCATGTCCCGGGTGCTCGACCACTGCGaggccgccggccgccgccacatCCGCTTCCGCGACCTCGCCGCCGACGTCCTCG GATCTGGATGGGCGTTCTATCTGATGGTCGCCGTGCAGGGTGCGATCAACGTTGGGGTCACCATCGGAAGTATCTTGCTCGCCGGCAACTCTCTACAG ATTATGTACACGAGCTTGGTGCCGGATGGCCCTTTGAAACTGTACCATTTCATCATCGCCGTCGCCTCCGTTTTAGCTCTCTTGTCCCAGATGCCGTCATTCCACTCTCTGCGGTACATTAACCTCGGCTCGTTGGTCCTTAGCGTTGGCTACACCATCCTCGTCTCTGCATCTTGCATTCGGGCAG GTCTCTCGAGCAATGCTCCGGCGAAGGATTACTCGCTGAGCATGTCTAGGTCGGAGAAGACTTTCGACGCCTTCCTCTCCGTCTCCATCCTAGCCGCGGCGTTCGGCAACGGCATCCTGCCCGAGATCCAGGCCACGCTGGTGCCTCCGGCGGCCGGGAAGATGGTGAAGGCGCTGGTGATCAACTACTCGGTGGCCTTCTTCACCTTCTACCCGCTGGCCATCACCGGCTACTGGGCCTTCGGCAAAACGGTCCAGTCCAACGCCATCCAGAGCCTGATGCCGAACACGGGACCCTCGCTGGCACCGAGGTGGCTGCTCTGCCTCACCGTCGTGCTCGTCCTCTTCCAGCTCCTTGCCATCGCGCTTCTCTACGCGCAGGTGGTGTACGAGGTCATGGAGAAGAGGGTGGCAGACGCGACGCGGGGGAGGTTCTCGTGGCGGAACCTGTTGCCGCGGGTGGCGATGCGGACCTTCTACGTGGCGCTCTGCGCGTTTGTGGCGGCGGCGCTGCCGTTCTTTGGCGAGATTGTGGGTGTGATCGGAGCCGTGGGGTACATTCCGCTAGACTTTATACTCCCGGTCGTCATGTACAACATGGTAGTGTCGCCGCCTAGGAGGTCGGTGGTGTATGTGGCCAACGTGGCGATCATGGTCTTGTTCACCGGCCTCGGGGTCATTGGCGCGGTCGCATCCGTGAGGAAGCTCGTGCTCAACGCCGGGCGTTTCAAGCTCTTCAACGACCATGTCGTCAAATGA
- the LOC123056436 gene encoding uncharacterized protein: protein MAGAGAGTGQVLHLWKEWGIQVLVLLSFSLQIMLLVMAELRRRIDSGVLRAFVWSAYMMADATAIYVLGHMSVMSRSPEHELVAFWAPFLLLHLGGQDNITAYSIEDNKLWLRHLQTLAVQVAAATYVVYASSILTSGLLRAATMLMFVVGVAKYGERVWALKCAGSTSEQGGNYQPLFYASGSHYRTIPSKSCSPNKEDYLLDAHLFLAVPKKFLMSMLQDEELRFHDVDKHALEEVVEMQLSLMHDVLFTKTEVVHSWCGLCVRVISLPGTAVALLLFYLSLLGDHHHHHHMAAGSYSKVDIAISYVLLIGALVLEVMSSIKAMFSSWTSSFLLKPRRDFTRPGEEERSMRILLGRGITSVRRFVHAAEWRGRYWSGSMGQHNLLQLCVGSRVGRMSKIARWMGFEDPWNTLAYCSSIPVSAFIKQLLVNHVLSRSVLPTDEDHIANSRGLAALKSKGLYEELEWSLDPKRSLEQTILTWHIGTNIYLFWYKKEKPEQTNAASGQGGDDAQRQQQQVDLVEAVEALSNYMLFLLASRPYMLPAPVDRGMYANSCYELVGVVCSSAEDLANLLLRYYREEAEEEARLSSNMPFDTVLENKPKQPNLSDIIPFDTSLGDAQDRQKAYRLDLTLHRGCRLAAELIHNGMPGMPCAAIMPELIAQVWIEILCYAGHRCSAYSHAKQLGSGGELITIAALLVEYVSVQALAMQPPLPSLSLPF, encoded by the coding sequence ATGGCAGGAGCAGGGGCAGGGACAGGGCAAGTACTGCATCTATGGAAAGAATGGGGCATCCAGGTGCTGGTGCTGCTCAGCTTCTCCCTCCAGATCATGCTCCTCGTCATGGCAGAGCTCCGCCGGCGCATCGACTCCGGCGTGCTAAGGGCCTTTGTGTGGTCAGCGTACATGATGGCCGATGCTACGGCAATCTACGTGCTGGGACACATGTCTGTGATGAGCAGATCACCGGAGCATGAGCTGGTGGCGTTTTGGGCGCCTTTCCTCCTTCTGCACCTTGGTGGGCAAGACAACATCACCGCCTACAGCATCGAAGACAACAAGCTGTGGCTGCGCCACCTGCAGACTCTTGCTGTGCAGGTGGCTGCAGCTACATATGTCGTCTATGCGTCTTCCATCCTTACCAGCGGGCTCCTCCGGGCAGCCACCATGTTGATGTTTGTGGTTGGTGTTGCCAAGTATGGAGAGAGAGTGTGGGCACTCAAGTGTGCTGGTAGTACCTCAGAGCAGGGAGGCAACTATCAACCTCTATTTTACGCCTCGGGATCCCATTACCGGACCATACCGTCcaaaagttgcagcccgaataaGGAAGATTACCTGTTGGATGCTCACCTCTTCCTGGCTGTTCCTAAGAAATTCCTTATGAGCATGCTGCAGGATGAAGAGTTGCGGTTTCATGATGTAGATAAGCATGCTTTGGAGGAGGTGGTTGAGATGCAGCTCTCCTTGATGCACGATGTCTTGTTTACAAAGACTGAGGTGGTGCACAGTTGGTGTGGCCTCTGCGTCCGTGTCATCTCGTTGCCGGGCACAGCCGTGGCATTGTTGTTGTTTTATCTTTCACTTCTgggtgatcatcatcatcatcatcatatggcTGCTGGGAGTTACAGTAAAGTAGACATTGCTATCAGTTATGTCCTGCTTATTGGGGCTCTCGTTTTGGAGGTCATGTCAAGTATTAAGGCAATGTTCTCGAGCTGGACAAGTTCGTTCCTGCTAAAGCCGAGGAGGGATTTCACTAGGCCAGGAGAGGAAGAAAGAAGTATGAGGATCTTGCTTGGTCGTGGGATTACATCTGTCCGCCGGTTTGTGCATGCAGCAGAATGGAGAGGAAGGTATTGGTCCGGCTCCATGGGGCAGCACAACCTGCTTCAGTTGTGCGTTGGCAGTAGGGTGGGCCGAATGAGCAAAATCGCGAGATGGATGGGATTTGAGGACCCGTGGAACACGCTGGCATACTGCTCCTCCATCCCTGTCTCGGCATTCATCAAGCAGCTGCTGGTCAACCATGTGCTGAGTCGCAGCGTCCTTCCAACAGATGAAGATCACATCGCTAACTCAAGGGGCCTGGCGGCCCTGAAGAGCAAGGGACTGTATGAGGAACTGGAATGGAGCTTGGACCCCAAAAGGTCCTTGGAGCAGACCATCCTTACATGGCACATCGGCACCAACATCTATCTCTTTTGGTACAAAAAGGAGAAGCCGGAGCAAACAAATGCAGCCAGTGGTCAAGGCGGCGACGACGcacagaggcagcagcagcaggttGATCTCGTCGAGGCGGTGGAGGCGCTCTCCAATTACATGCTCTTCCTTCTTGCCTCACGTCCCTACATGCTGCCTGCCCCTGTTGACCGTGGGATGTATGCTAATTCCTGCTATGAGTTGGTTGGTGTAGTGTGCAGCTCAGCTGAGGATCTGGCCAACTTGCTGCTGCGGTACTACAGGGAGGAGGCTGAGGAGGAGGCGAGACTGTCGTCTAATATGCCGTTCGACACTGTTCTGGAGAACAAGCCCAAGCAGCCGAACCTGTCTGATATCATCCCGTTTGACACTAGTCTGGGTGATGCACAAGACAGGCAAAAGGCCTATCGGCTGGACCTTACATTGCACCGTGGATGTAGGCTTGCCGCAGAGCTGATCCACAACGGGATGCCAGGCATGCCTTGTGCTGCAATAATGCCGGAGCTCATCGCCCAGGTGTGGATCGAGATACTATGCTACGCAGGCCACCGGTGCAGCGCGTACTCTCATGCCAAGCAGCTTGGCAGCGGCGGTGAGCTCATCACTATCGCTGCCCTTCTAGTGGAATATGTCAGCGTGCAAGCCCTTGCGATGCAACCACCACTGCCATCACTATCGCTACCCTTCTAG
- the LOC123069982 gene encoding probable GABA transporter 2: MDPNMAGHTGASPFLVSPSTGRAMTPSASYSGGVEDGKPAAGDAGAEFVLESKGTWWHAGFHLTTAMVGPTVLTLPYALRGMGWALGLSALTAVAAVTFYTYYLMSRVLDHCEAAGRRHIRFRELAADVLGSGWVFYAVVTVQTAINAGITIGSILIAGNCLQIMYESLAPNGTLKLYHFIIIVAIVLSLFSQMPSFHSLRYINLGSLVLAFGYTILVSGACIRAGMMSNAPVKDYSLSPSKSGKMYDAFLSISILATVFGNGILPEIQATLAPPAAGKMVKALVLCYTVVFFTFYLSAISGYWAFGNMVQSNALQSLMPDSGPSLAPTWLLGLAVVLVLLQLLAIALVYSQVAYEIMEKGSADAGHGRFSWRNLAPRVALRTLYVAACAFVAAALPFFGDIVGVVGALGFIPLDFVLPVVMYNMALAPPKRSAVYVINVAIMALFTGVGIIGAIASVRKLVLDAGQFQLFSDHVVS; this comes from the exons ATGGATCCGAACATGGCCGGACACACCGGGGCCAGCCCGTTCCTGGTGTCGCCGTCCACGGGGCGCGCCATGACCCCCTCCGCGTCCTACTCCGGCGGCGTCGAGGACGGGAAGCCGGCGGCGGGGGACGCGGGCGCCGAGTTCGTGCTGGAGTCCAAGGGCACGTGGTGGCACGCGGGGTTCCACCTCACCACCGCCATGGTGGGCCCCACGGTGCTCACGCTGCCGTACGCGCTCCGCGGCATGGGCTGGGCACTCGGGCTATCGGCgctcaccgccgtcgccgccgtgacGTTCTACACCTACTACCTCATGTCCCGCGTGCTCGACCACTGCGaggccgccggccgccgccacatCCGCTTCCGCGAGCTCGCCGCCGACGTCCTCG GGTCCGGGTGGGTGTTCTACGCGGTGGTCACCGTGCAGACCGCCATCAACGCCGGCATCACCATCGGCAGCATCCTCATCGCCGGCAACTGCCTCCAG ATTATGTACGAGAGCTTGGCGCCGAATGGTACCCTGAAGCTGTaccacttcatcatcatcgtcgccatcgTACTGTCTCTCTTCTCGCAGATGCCGTCATTCCACTCGTTGCGGTATATCAACCTCGGGTCCCTAGTCCTCGCCTTCGGCTACACCATCCTCGTCTCCGGTGCATGCATTCGGGCAG GTATGATGAGCAATGCTCCGGTGAAAGATTACTCCTTGAGCCCATCAAAGTCCGGGAAGATGTATGACGCCTTTCTCTCCATCTCGATCCTGGCCACCGTGTTCGGCAACGGCATCCTGCCTGAGATCCAAGCCACCCTGGCGCCACCAGCGGCGGGGAAGATGGTGAAGGCGCTGGTGTTGTGCTACACTGTGGTCTTCTTCACCTTCTACCTATCGGCCATCTCTGGCTACTGGGCCTTCGGCAACATGGTGCAGTCCAATGCGCTACAGAGCCTGATGCCGGACTCGGGGCCCTCTCTGGCACCGACATGGCTCCTCGGCCTCGCcgtcgtgctcgtcctcctccagcTCCTGGCCATTGCGCTGGTGTATTCACAAGTGGCCTACGAGATCATGGAGAAAGGGTCGGCAGACGCGGGCCATGGAAGGTTCTCATGGCGGAACCTGGCGCCGCGGGTGGCGTTGCGAACCTTGTACGTTGCGGCGTGCGCATTTGTGGCGGCGGCGCTGCCATTCTTCGGTGATATCGTGGGTGTGGTCGGCGCCTTGGGGTTCATCCCGCTCGACTTCGTGCTCCCCGTCGTCATGTACAACATGGCGTTGGCCCCGCCTAAGAGGTCGGCGGTGTACGTAATCAACGTGGCGATCATGGCCTTGTTCACCGGTGTTGGGATCATTGGCGCCATTGCGTCCGTGCGGAAGCTTGTGCTCGACGCCGGACAGTTCCAGTTGTTCAGTGACCATGTCGTCAGCTGA